A single genomic interval of Salmo trutta chromosome 13, fSalTru1.1, whole genome shotgun sequence harbors:
- the kiaa0753 gene encoding protein moonraker isoform X4, translating to MAANFLKESPVTLGQSKSWVTLGTNRSSRLSQNQLLFNAAMPANAYNRATQVGPPAPIVIEKLMPWVEKRDDLDSNCSSLCFSALSEERLLAAVRLAKRDLRKRRQESLNSSPIRPQPEETTPIKNNVVQQKGVVPKGRSKTAGPKEEVIQSGAKVLVYTPQKYVSIPPGPDHGRSPPTKDPGPRQTASKEPHTALSQEVRRLQRELANFIQRIDQLANRGRMVVEPLEPDEQRRVEVRRQEQAARSARIIYVLQQQVKEIQVDLDKLRSQKIQHTNKSKAMDRLAAAHRGAVRAMQVFTNQLSDTSEGRMPSYYKELGQLIRQLSLCSAKVEVGQGSAVPETALDILLKLETLDTALSKQESHAQWRHARVRSSSPARHRRSPHRSTSPPRRPRGPATRGLRGPRRAAGPKKSFPDRRAVPLHQQPPGATEPPPQLHRSQMLSAGLESLVHFREGGGQVPNSQGGALHSDRTKKQGAHVRDAGFQQPTVASRLRVCQHPQKEASVPWIPTSPHSPKQQQQRSPQKRPEPRCLFSPLKPSSGPSEQQLIGVVTTEQHQGLISDRQRQAHNEALRQAWLDRMTMQRLRDLNQLSKDEAERIQRLRSEVGSPTQWAERAEQEARGRLQPLLNQALIGAAASQTRDRKATSALRHQLSEQAADRAAESAEVLSEALLEELLADAARAAWAVETDRRTEGLAQLQLQAPTLESMLLRMEEMEKDQEAVRRRFATLTYSDPYYWNRGDTTGPQRSVAISRPVSPQPVRITRPALRHTTTADIVLESPVETGHSVLFEGSIREEVSPGQPGGSSTFPAPGERWGDGTRLSVPASMQRNIQQYRQDHEAYLRLVAHEAVGSFNPWAIADSLSEELMSEALADVAAEFQDVCEEYAEAVFTSEFLQPITSPPASVPPLDIQ from the exons atggctgcaaactttctgaAGGAGTCCCCGGTGACCTTAGGACAATCGAAAAGCTGGGTCACTTTAGGTACAAATCGTAGCTCTCGACTTTCTCAGAATCAG TTACTTTTCAATGCAGCCATGCCTGCCAACGCCTATAACCGTGCTACCCAAGTTGGCCCACCTGCACCCATTGTGATTGAGAAGCTGATGCCCTGGGTAGAGAAGCGGGATGACCTGGATAGCAACTGCagctctctgtgtttctctgctCTGTCTGAGGAGCGTCTGCTGGCTGCAGTCAGGCTGGCCAAGAGAGATCTGAGGAAGAGACGACAGGAGTCATTGAACAGCTCCCCCAtcagaccacagccagaggagacCACTCCCATCAAGAACAATGTGGTGCAG CAGAAGGGGGTTGTTCCTAAGGGGAGGTCCAAGACGGCCGGCCCCAAAGAAGAAGTGATTCAGTCTGGAGCCAAGGTGCTTGTTTACACCCCCCAGAAGTACGTCTCCATACCCCCTGGGCCTGATCATGGCCGGTCCCCCCCAACAAAAGACCCAGGCCCAAGGCAAACAGCCAGCAAGGAGCCCCACACAGCCCTCAGCCAGGAGGTCCGCAGGCTGCAGAGAGAGCTGGCCAACTTCATCCAGAGAATAGACCAGCTGGCTAACAGAG GGCGAATGGTTGTAGAGCCATTGGAGCCTGATGAACAGCGCAGGGTGGAGGTCCGCAGACAGGAACAGGCAGCCCGCTCTGCACGCATCATCTATGTGCTACAACAACAGGTGAAAGAGATCCAAGTGGATTTAGACAAACTACGCTCCCAGAAGATTCAGCACACAAACAAA TCCAAAGCAATGGACAGGTTGGCTGCTGCCCACAGAGGGGCGGTCAGAGCCATGCAGGTGTTCACTAATCAGCTGTCTGACACGTCTGAGGGCAGGATGCCCTCCTATTATAAAGAGCTGGGCCAGCTGATCCGCCAGCTCTCTCTGTGCTCGGCCAAGGTGGAGGTGGGCCAGGGATCAGCCGTCCCAGAGACTGCCCTGGACATCCTGCTGAAACTAGAG aCCCTGGATACTGCTCTAAGCAAGCAGGAGAGTCACGCACAGTGGAGACATGCCCGAGTACGCAGCTCCTCCCCTGCACGCCACCGCAGGTCTCCACATCGCAGCACGTCTCCTCCCCGTCGACCCAGGGGCCCCGCCACCAGGGGTCTCAGAGGACCTCGTAGAGCAGCAGGCCCCAAGAAGTCCTTCCCCG ATAGGAGAGCGGTCCCTCTGCATCAGCAGCCCCCCGGAGCCACAGAGCCTCCTCCACAACTGCATCGCAGCCAGATGCTCAGCGCTGGCCTGGAGAGCCTGGTCCATTTCAGGGAAGGAGGGGGGCAGGTCCCCAACAGTCAAGGAGGAGCACTGCACTCCGACAGGACAAAG AAGCAGGGAGCCCATGTGAGGGATGCAGGTTTCCAGCAGCCCACTGTGGCTTCCAGGCTGAGAGTGTGTCAGCACCCACAGAAGGAGGCCTCTGTGCCCTGGATACCGACGTCACCTCACTCtcctaaacaacaacaacagcg CTCCCCTCAGAAGAGGCCAGAGCCTCGATGTCTCTTCTCCCCCCTGAAGCCCTCCTCAGGACCCTCAGAGCAGCAGCTAATTGGTGTGGTGACTACAGAGCAGCACCAGGGTCTGATCTCTGATAGACAGAGACAAGCCCACAATGAAGCCCTCAG GCAAGCCTGGCTGGACAGGATGACCATGCAGAGACTGAGGGACCTAAATCAGCTGAGTAAAGATGAAGCAGAACGCATCCAGAGACTCCG gtctgaGGTGGGCTCTCCAACCCAGTGGGCTGAGAGAGCTGAGCAGGAGGCCCGAGGGAGACTTCAGCCTCTGTTGAACCAAGCCCTG ATAGGAGCGGCTGCCTCTCAGACCCGGGACAGAAAGGCCACATCGGCACTGAGGCATCAACTGTCTGAACAGGCTGCAGACAGA GCTGCGGAGAGCGCTGAGGTGCTGAGTGAGGCCCTGCTAGAGGAGCTGCTGGCCGATGCCGCGCGGGCCGCCTGGGcggtggagacagacagacggacggagggtttggcccagctccagctccaaGCCCCCACCCTGGAGAGCATGCTGCTAcgcatggaggagatggag AAAGACCAGGAAGCTGTGAGGAGGCGTTTTGCTACCCTCACATACTCAGACCCTTACTACTGGAACAGAGGGGACACTACTG GGCCCCAGAGGTCTGTTGCAATCTCCAGGCCAGTCTCTCCTCAGCCCGTTAGGATCACCAGGCCAGCACTGAGACACACCACCACAGCTGACATTgtcctggagagccctgtggagaCCGG cCACAGTGTCCTGTTTGAGGGCAGCATTAGGGAGGAGGTCTCCCCAGGTCAACCTGGCGGCAGCAGCACCTTCCCAGCCccaggggagaggtggggagacgGGACGCGACTCTCTGTGCCAGCCAGCATGCAGAGGAATATCCAGCAATACAGACAGGACCACGAGGCTTACCTCCGCCTGGTAGCCCACGAGGCTGTGGGCAGCTTCAACCCCTGGGCCATTGCAGACAG TCTGTCAGAGGAGCTTATGTCCGAGGCCCTGGCCGACGTAGCAGCAGAGTTCCAGGACGTCTGTGAGGAGTACGCAGAGGCCGTCTTCACCTCCGAGTTCCTTCAGCCAATCACGTCACCTCCTGCTTCAGTTCCACCGTTAGACATCCAATAG
- the kiaa0753 gene encoding protein moonraker isoform X5, producing the protein MAANFLKESPVTLGQSKSWVTLGTNRSSRLSQNQLLFNAAMPANAYNRATQVGPPAPIVIEKLMPWVEKRDDLDSNCSSLCFSALSEERLLAAVRLAKRDLRKRRQESLNSSPIRPQPEETTPIKNNVVQQKGVVPKGRSKTAGPKEEVIQSGAKVLVYTPQKYVSIPPGPDHGRSPPTKDPGPRQTASKEPHTALSQEVRRLQRELANFIQRIDQLANRGRMVVEPLEPDEQRRVEVRRQEQAARSARIIYVLQQQVKEIQVDLDKLRSQKIQHTNKSKAMDRLAAAHRGAVRAMQVFTNQLSDTSEGRMPSYYKELGQLIRQLSLCSAKVEVGQGSAVPETALDILLKLETLDTALSKQESHAQWRHARVRSSSPARHRRSPHRSTSPPRRPRGPATRGLRGPRRAAGPKKSFPDRRAVPLHQQPPGATEPPPQLHRSQMLSAGLESLVHFREGGGQVPNSQGGALHSDRTKKQGAHVRDAGFQQPTVASRLRVCQHPQKEASVPWIPTSPHSPKQQQQRSPQKRPEPRCLFSPLKPSSGPSEQQLIGVVTTEQHQGLISDRQRQAHNEALRSEVGSPTQWAERAEQEARGRLQPLLNQALQIGAAASQTRDRKATSALRHQLSEQAADRAAESAEVLSEALLEELLADAARAAWAVETDRRTEGLAQLQLQAPTLESMLLRMEEMEKDQEAVRRRFATLTYSDPYYWNRGDTTGPQRSVAISRPVSPQPVRITRPALRHTTTADIVLESPVETGHSVLFEGSIREEVSPGQPGGSSTFPAPGERWGDGTRLSVPASMQRNIQQYRQDHEAYLRLVAHEAVGSFNPWAIADSLSEELMSEALADVAAEFQDVCEEYAEAVFTSEFLQPITSPPASVPPLDIQ; encoded by the exons atggctgcaaactttctgaAGGAGTCCCCGGTGACCTTAGGACAATCGAAAAGCTGGGTCACTTTAGGTACAAATCGTAGCTCTCGACTTTCTCAGAATCAG TTACTTTTCAATGCAGCCATGCCTGCCAACGCCTATAACCGTGCTACCCAAGTTGGCCCACCTGCACCCATTGTGATTGAGAAGCTGATGCCCTGGGTAGAGAAGCGGGATGACCTGGATAGCAACTGCagctctctgtgtttctctgctCTGTCTGAGGAGCGTCTGCTGGCTGCAGTCAGGCTGGCCAAGAGAGATCTGAGGAAGAGACGACAGGAGTCATTGAACAGCTCCCCCAtcagaccacagccagaggagacCACTCCCATCAAGAACAATGTGGTGCAG CAGAAGGGGGTTGTTCCTAAGGGGAGGTCCAAGACGGCCGGCCCCAAAGAAGAAGTGATTCAGTCTGGAGCCAAGGTGCTTGTTTACACCCCCCAGAAGTACGTCTCCATACCCCCTGGGCCTGATCATGGCCGGTCCCCCCCAACAAAAGACCCAGGCCCAAGGCAAACAGCCAGCAAGGAGCCCCACACAGCCCTCAGCCAGGAGGTCCGCAGGCTGCAGAGAGAGCTGGCCAACTTCATCCAGAGAATAGACCAGCTGGCTAACAGAG GGCGAATGGTTGTAGAGCCATTGGAGCCTGATGAACAGCGCAGGGTGGAGGTCCGCAGACAGGAACAGGCAGCCCGCTCTGCACGCATCATCTATGTGCTACAACAACAGGTGAAAGAGATCCAAGTGGATTTAGACAAACTACGCTCCCAGAAGATTCAGCACACAAACAAA TCCAAAGCAATGGACAGGTTGGCTGCTGCCCACAGAGGGGCGGTCAGAGCCATGCAGGTGTTCACTAATCAGCTGTCTGACACGTCTGAGGGCAGGATGCCCTCCTATTATAAAGAGCTGGGCCAGCTGATCCGCCAGCTCTCTCTGTGCTCGGCCAAGGTGGAGGTGGGCCAGGGATCAGCCGTCCCAGAGACTGCCCTGGACATCCTGCTGAAACTAGAG aCCCTGGATACTGCTCTAAGCAAGCAGGAGAGTCACGCACAGTGGAGACATGCCCGAGTACGCAGCTCCTCCCCTGCACGCCACCGCAGGTCTCCACATCGCAGCACGTCTCCTCCCCGTCGACCCAGGGGCCCCGCCACCAGGGGTCTCAGAGGACCTCGTAGAGCAGCAGGCCCCAAGAAGTCCTTCCCCG ATAGGAGAGCGGTCCCTCTGCATCAGCAGCCCCCCGGAGCCACAGAGCCTCCTCCACAACTGCATCGCAGCCAGATGCTCAGCGCTGGCCTGGAGAGCCTGGTCCATTTCAGGGAAGGAGGGGGGCAGGTCCCCAACAGTCAAGGAGGAGCACTGCACTCCGACAGGACAAAG AAGCAGGGAGCCCATGTGAGGGATGCAGGTTTCCAGCAGCCCACTGTGGCTTCCAGGCTGAGAGTGTGTCAGCACCCACAGAAGGAGGCCTCTGTGCCCTGGATACCGACGTCACCTCACTCtcctaaacaacaacaacagcg CTCCCCTCAGAAGAGGCCAGAGCCTCGATGTCTCTTCTCCCCCCTGAAGCCCTCCTCAGGACCCTCAGAGCAGCAGCTAATTGGTGTGGTGACTACAGAGCAGCACCAGGGTCTGATCTCTGATAGACAGAGACAAGCCCACAATGAAGCCCTCAG gtctgaGGTGGGCTCTCCAACCCAGTGGGCTGAGAGAGCTGAGCAGGAGGCCCGAGGGAGACTTCAGCCTCTGTTGAACCAAGCCCTG CAGATAGGAGCGGCTGCCTCTCAGACCCGGGACAGAAAGGCCACATCGGCACTGAGGCATCAACTGTCTGAACAGGCTGCAGACAGA GCTGCGGAGAGCGCTGAGGTGCTGAGTGAGGCCCTGCTAGAGGAGCTGCTGGCCGATGCCGCGCGGGCCGCCTGGGcggtggagacagacagacggacggagggtttggcccagctccagctccaaGCCCCCACCCTGGAGAGCATGCTGCTAcgcatggaggagatggag AAAGACCAGGAAGCTGTGAGGAGGCGTTTTGCTACCCTCACATACTCAGACCCTTACTACTGGAACAGAGGGGACACTACTG GGCCCCAGAGGTCTGTTGCAATCTCCAGGCCAGTCTCTCCTCAGCCCGTTAGGATCACCAGGCCAGCACTGAGACACACCACCACAGCTGACATTgtcctggagagccctgtggagaCCGG cCACAGTGTCCTGTTTGAGGGCAGCATTAGGGAGGAGGTCTCCCCAGGTCAACCTGGCGGCAGCAGCACCTTCCCAGCCccaggggagaggtggggagacgGGACGCGACTCTCTGTGCCAGCCAGCATGCAGAGGAATATCCAGCAATACAGACAGGACCACGAGGCTTACCTCCGCCTGGTAGCCCACGAGGCTGTGGGCAGCTTCAACCCCTGGGCCATTGCAGACAG TCTGTCAGAGGAGCTTATGTCCGAGGCCCTGGCCGACGTAGCAGCAGAGTTCCAGGACGTCTGTGAGGAGTACGCAGAGGCCGTCTTCACCTCCGAGTTCCTTCAGCCAATCACGTCACCTCCTGCTTCAGTTCCACCGTTAGACATCCAATAG
- the kiaa0753 gene encoding protein moonraker isoform X1, whose product MAANFLKESPVTLGQSKSWVTLGTNRSSRLSQNQLLFNAAMPANAYNRATQVGPPAPIVIEKLMPWVEKRDDLDSNCSSLCFSALSEERLLAAVRLAKRDLRKRRQESLNSSPIRPQPEETTPIKNNVVQQKGVVPKGRSKTAGPKEEVIQSGAKVLVYTPQKYVSIPPGPDHGRSPPTKDPGPRQTASKEPHTALSQEVRRLQRELANFIQRIDQLANRGRMVVEPLEPDEQRRVEVRRQEQAARSARIIYVLQQQVKEIQVDLDKLRSQKIQHTNKSKAMDRLAAAHRGAVRAMQVFTNQLSDTSEGRMPSYYKELGQLIRQLSLCSAKVEVGQGSAVPETALDILLKLETLDTALSKQESHAQWRHARVRSSSPARHRRSPHRSTSPPRRPRGPATRGLRGPRRAAGPKKSFPDRRAVPLHQQPPGATEPPPQLHRSQMLSAGLESLVHFREGGGQVPNSQGGALHSDRTKKQGAHVRDAGFQQPTVASRLRVCQHPQKEASVPWIPTSPHSPKQQQQRSPQKRPEPRCLFSPLKPSSGPSEQQLIGVVTTEQHQGLISDRQRQAHNEALRQAWLDRMTMQRLRDLNQLSKDEAERIQRLRSEVGSPTQWAERAEQEARGRLQPLLNQALQIGAAASQTRDRKATSALRHQLSEQAADRAAESAEVLSEALLEELLADAARAAWAVETDRRTEGLAQLQLQAPTLESMLLRMEEMEKDQEAVRRRFATLTYSDPYYWNRGDTTGPQRSVAISRPVSPQPVRITRPALRHTTTADIVLESPVETGHSVLFEGSIREEVSPGQPGGSSTFPAPGERWGDGTRLSVPASMQRNIQQYRQDHEAYLRLVAHEAVGSFNPWAIADSLSEELMSEALADVAAEFQDVCEEYAEAVFTSEFLQPITSPPASVPPLDIQ is encoded by the exons atggctgcaaactttctgaAGGAGTCCCCGGTGACCTTAGGACAATCGAAAAGCTGGGTCACTTTAGGTACAAATCGTAGCTCTCGACTTTCTCAGAATCAG TTACTTTTCAATGCAGCCATGCCTGCCAACGCCTATAACCGTGCTACCCAAGTTGGCCCACCTGCACCCATTGTGATTGAGAAGCTGATGCCCTGGGTAGAGAAGCGGGATGACCTGGATAGCAACTGCagctctctgtgtttctctgctCTGTCTGAGGAGCGTCTGCTGGCTGCAGTCAGGCTGGCCAAGAGAGATCTGAGGAAGAGACGACAGGAGTCATTGAACAGCTCCCCCAtcagaccacagccagaggagacCACTCCCATCAAGAACAATGTGGTGCAG CAGAAGGGGGTTGTTCCTAAGGGGAGGTCCAAGACGGCCGGCCCCAAAGAAGAAGTGATTCAGTCTGGAGCCAAGGTGCTTGTTTACACCCCCCAGAAGTACGTCTCCATACCCCCTGGGCCTGATCATGGCCGGTCCCCCCCAACAAAAGACCCAGGCCCAAGGCAAACAGCCAGCAAGGAGCCCCACACAGCCCTCAGCCAGGAGGTCCGCAGGCTGCAGAGAGAGCTGGCCAACTTCATCCAGAGAATAGACCAGCTGGCTAACAGAG GGCGAATGGTTGTAGAGCCATTGGAGCCTGATGAACAGCGCAGGGTGGAGGTCCGCAGACAGGAACAGGCAGCCCGCTCTGCACGCATCATCTATGTGCTACAACAACAGGTGAAAGAGATCCAAGTGGATTTAGACAAACTACGCTCCCAGAAGATTCAGCACACAAACAAA TCCAAAGCAATGGACAGGTTGGCTGCTGCCCACAGAGGGGCGGTCAGAGCCATGCAGGTGTTCACTAATCAGCTGTCTGACACGTCTGAGGGCAGGATGCCCTCCTATTATAAAGAGCTGGGCCAGCTGATCCGCCAGCTCTCTCTGTGCTCGGCCAAGGTGGAGGTGGGCCAGGGATCAGCCGTCCCAGAGACTGCCCTGGACATCCTGCTGAAACTAGAG aCCCTGGATACTGCTCTAAGCAAGCAGGAGAGTCACGCACAGTGGAGACATGCCCGAGTACGCAGCTCCTCCCCTGCACGCCACCGCAGGTCTCCACATCGCAGCACGTCTCCTCCCCGTCGACCCAGGGGCCCCGCCACCAGGGGTCTCAGAGGACCTCGTAGAGCAGCAGGCCCCAAGAAGTCCTTCCCCG ATAGGAGAGCGGTCCCTCTGCATCAGCAGCCCCCCGGAGCCACAGAGCCTCCTCCACAACTGCATCGCAGCCAGATGCTCAGCGCTGGCCTGGAGAGCCTGGTCCATTTCAGGGAAGGAGGGGGGCAGGTCCCCAACAGTCAAGGAGGAGCACTGCACTCCGACAGGACAAAG AAGCAGGGAGCCCATGTGAGGGATGCAGGTTTCCAGCAGCCCACTGTGGCTTCCAGGCTGAGAGTGTGTCAGCACCCACAGAAGGAGGCCTCTGTGCCCTGGATACCGACGTCACCTCACTCtcctaaacaacaacaacagcg CTCCCCTCAGAAGAGGCCAGAGCCTCGATGTCTCTTCTCCCCCCTGAAGCCCTCCTCAGGACCCTCAGAGCAGCAGCTAATTGGTGTGGTGACTACAGAGCAGCACCAGGGTCTGATCTCTGATAGACAGAGACAAGCCCACAATGAAGCCCTCAG GCAAGCCTGGCTGGACAGGATGACCATGCAGAGACTGAGGGACCTAAATCAGCTGAGTAAAGATGAAGCAGAACGCATCCAGAGACTCCG gtctgaGGTGGGCTCTCCAACCCAGTGGGCTGAGAGAGCTGAGCAGGAGGCCCGAGGGAGACTTCAGCCTCTGTTGAACCAAGCCCTG CAGATAGGAGCGGCTGCCTCTCAGACCCGGGACAGAAAGGCCACATCGGCACTGAGGCATCAACTGTCTGAACAGGCTGCAGACAGA GCTGCGGAGAGCGCTGAGGTGCTGAGTGAGGCCCTGCTAGAGGAGCTGCTGGCCGATGCCGCGCGGGCCGCCTGGGcggtggagacagacagacggacggagggtttggcccagctccagctccaaGCCCCCACCCTGGAGAGCATGCTGCTAcgcatggaggagatggag AAAGACCAGGAAGCTGTGAGGAGGCGTTTTGCTACCCTCACATACTCAGACCCTTACTACTGGAACAGAGGGGACACTACTG GGCCCCAGAGGTCTGTTGCAATCTCCAGGCCAGTCTCTCCTCAGCCCGTTAGGATCACCAGGCCAGCACTGAGACACACCACCACAGCTGACATTgtcctggagagccctgtggagaCCGG cCACAGTGTCCTGTTTGAGGGCAGCATTAGGGAGGAGGTCTCCCCAGGTCAACCTGGCGGCAGCAGCACCTTCCCAGCCccaggggagaggtggggagacgGGACGCGACTCTCTGTGCCAGCCAGCATGCAGAGGAATATCCAGCAATACAGACAGGACCACGAGGCTTACCTCCGCCTGGTAGCCCACGAGGCTGTGGGCAGCTTCAACCCCTGGGCCATTGCAGACAG TCTGTCAGAGGAGCTTATGTCCGAGGCCCTGGCCGACGTAGCAGCAGAGTTCCAGGACGTCTGTGAGGAGTACGCAGAGGCCGTCTTCACCTCCGAGTTCCTTCAGCCAATCACGTCACCTCCTGCTTCAGTTCCACCGTTAGACATCCAATAG
- the kiaa0753 gene encoding protein moonraker isoform X2, which produces MAANFLKESPVTLGQSKSWVTLGTNRSSRLSQNQLLFNAAMPANAYNRATQVGPPAPIVIEKLMPWVEKRDDLDSNCSSLCFSALSEERLLAAVRLAKRDLRKRRQESLNSSPIRPQPEETTPIKNNVVQQKGVVPKGRSKTAGPKEEVIQSGAKVLVYTPQKYVSIPPGPDHGRSPPTKDPGPRQTASKEPHTALSQEVRRLQRELANFIQRIDQLANRGRMVVEPLEPDEQRRVEVRRQEQAARSARIIYVLQQQVKEIQVDLDKLRSQKIQHTNKSKAMDRLAAAHRGAVRAMQVFTNQLSDTSEGRMPSYYKELGQLIRQLSLCSAKVEVGQGSAVPETALDILLKLETLDTALSKQESHAQWRHARVRSSSPARHRRSPHRSTSPPRRPRGPATRGLRGPRRAAGPKKSFPDRRAVPLHQQPPGATEPPPQLHRSQMLSAGLESLVHFREGGGQVPNSQGGALHSDRTKQGAHVRDAGFQQPTVASRLRVCQHPQKEASVPWIPTSPHSPKQQQQRSPQKRPEPRCLFSPLKPSSGPSEQQLIGVVTTEQHQGLISDRQRQAHNEALRQAWLDRMTMQRLRDLNQLSKDEAERIQRLRSEVGSPTQWAERAEQEARGRLQPLLNQALQIGAAASQTRDRKATSALRHQLSEQAADRAAESAEVLSEALLEELLADAARAAWAVETDRRTEGLAQLQLQAPTLESMLLRMEEMEKDQEAVRRRFATLTYSDPYYWNRGDTTGPQRSVAISRPVSPQPVRITRPALRHTTTADIVLESPVETGHSVLFEGSIREEVSPGQPGGSSTFPAPGERWGDGTRLSVPASMQRNIQQYRQDHEAYLRLVAHEAVGSFNPWAIADSLSEELMSEALADVAAEFQDVCEEYAEAVFTSEFLQPITSPPASVPPLDIQ; this is translated from the exons atggctgcaaactttctgaAGGAGTCCCCGGTGACCTTAGGACAATCGAAAAGCTGGGTCACTTTAGGTACAAATCGTAGCTCTCGACTTTCTCAGAATCAG TTACTTTTCAATGCAGCCATGCCTGCCAACGCCTATAACCGTGCTACCCAAGTTGGCCCACCTGCACCCATTGTGATTGAGAAGCTGATGCCCTGGGTAGAGAAGCGGGATGACCTGGATAGCAACTGCagctctctgtgtttctctgctCTGTCTGAGGAGCGTCTGCTGGCTGCAGTCAGGCTGGCCAAGAGAGATCTGAGGAAGAGACGACAGGAGTCATTGAACAGCTCCCCCAtcagaccacagccagaggagacCACTCCCATCAAGAACAATGTGGTGCAG CAGAAGGGGGTTGTTCCTAAGGGGAGGTCCAAGACGGCCGGCCCCAAAGAAGAAGTGATTCAGTCTGGAGCCAAGGTGCTTGTTTACACCCCCCAGAAGTACGTCTCCATACCCCCTGGGCCTGATCATGGCCGGTCCCCCCCAACAAAAGACCCAGGCCCAAGGCAAACAGCCAGCAAGGAGCCCCACACAGCCCTCAGCCAGGAGGTCCGCAGGCTGCAGAGAGAGCTGGCCAACTTCATCCAGAGAATAGACCAGCTGGCTAACAGAG GGCGAATGGTTGTAGAGCCATTGGAGCCTGATGAACAGCGCAGGGTGGAGGTCCGCAGACAGGAACAGGCAGCCCGCTCTGCACGCATCATCTATGTGCTACAACAACAGGTGAAAGAGATCCAAGTGGATTTAGACAAACTACGCTCCCAGAAGATTCAGCACACAAACAAA TCCAAAGCAATGGACAGGTTGGCTGCTGCCCACAGAGGGGCGGTCAGAGCCATGCAGGTGTTCACTAATCAGCTGTCTGACACGTCTGAGGGCAGGATGCCCTCCTATTATAAAGAGCTGGGCCAGCTGATCCGCCAGCTCTCTCTGTGCTCGGCCAAGGTGGAGGTGGGCCAGGGATCAGCCGTCCCAGAGACTGCCCTGGACATCCTGCTGAAACTAGAG aCCCTGGATACTGCTCTAAGCAAGCAGGAGAGTCACGCACAGTGGAGACATGCCCGAGTACGCAGCTCCTCCCCTGCACGCCACCGCAGGTCTCCACATCGCAGCACGTCTCCTCCCCGTCGACCCAGGGGCCCCGCCACCAGGGGTCTCAGAGGACCTCGTAGAGCAGCAGGCCCCAAGAAGTCCTTCCCCG ATAGGAGAGCGGTCCCTCTGCATCAGCAGCCCCCCGGAGCCACAGAGCCTCCTCCACAACTGCATCGCAGCCAGATGCTCAGCGCTGGCCTGGAGAGCCTGGTCCATTTCAGGGAAGGAGGGGGGCAGGTCCCCAACAGTCAAGGAGGAGCACTGCACTCCGACAGGACAAAG CAGGGAGCCCATGTGAGGGATGCAGGTTTCCAGCAGCCCACTGTGGCTTCCAGGCTGAGAGTGTGTCAGCACCCACAGAAGGAGGCCTCTGTGCCCTGGATACCGACGTCACCTCACTCtcctaaacaacaacaacagcg CTCCCCTCAGAAGAGGCCAGAGCCTCGATGTCTCTTCTCCCCCCTGAAGCCCTCCTCAGGACCCTCAGAGCAGCAGCTAATTGGTGTGGTGACTACAGAGCAGCACCAGGGTCTGATCTCTGATAGACAGAGACAAGCCCACAATGAAGCCCTCAG GCAAGCCTGGCTGGACAGGATGACCATGCAGAGACTGAGGGACCTAAATCAGCTGAGTAAAGATGAAGCAGAACGCATCCAGAGACTCCG gtctgaGGTGGGCTCTCCAACCCAGTGGGCTGAGAGAGCTGAGCAGGAGGCCCGAGGGAGACTTCAGCCTCTGTTGAACCAAGCCCTG CAGATAGGAGCGGCTGCCTCTCAGACCCGGGACAGAAAGGCCACATCGGCACTGAGGCATCAACTGTCTGAACAGGCTGCAGACAGA GCTGCGGAGAGCGCTGAGGTGCTGAGTGAGGCCCTGCTAGAGGAGCTGCTGGCCGATGCCGCGCGGGCCGCCTGGGcggtggagacagacagacggacggagggtttggcccagctccagctccaaGCCCCCACCCTGGAGAGCATGCTGCTAcgcatggaggagatggag AAAGACCAGGAAGCTGTGAGGAGGCGTTTTGCTACCCTCACATACTCAGACCCTTACTACTGGAACAGAGGGGACACTACTG GGCCCCAGAGGTCTGTTGCAATCTCCAGGCCAGTCTCTCCTCAGCCCGTTAGGATCACCAGGCCAGCACTGAGACACACCACCACAGCTGACATTgtcctggagagccctgtggagaCCGG cCACAGTGTCCTGTTTGAGGGCAGCATTAGGGAGGAGGTCTCCCCAGGTCAACCTGGCGGCAGCAGCACCTTCCCAGCCccaggggagaggtggggagacgGGACGCGACTCTCTGTGCCAGCCAGCATGCAGAGGAATATCCAGCAATACAGACAGGACCACGAGGCTTACCTCCGCCTGGTAGCCCACGAGGCTGTGGGCAGCTTCAACCCCTGGGCCATTGCAGACAG TCTGTCAGAGGAGCTTATGTCCGAGGCCCTGGCCGACGTAGCAGCAGAGTTCCAGGACGTCTGTGAGGAGTACGCAGAGGCCGTCTTCACCTCCGAGTTCCTTCAGCCAATCACGTCACCTCCTGCTTCAGTTCCACCGTTAGACATCCAATAG